A genomic stretch from Bacillus sp. N1-1 includes:
- a CDS encoding NUDIX hydrolase gives MKTRMAVGAIVTHKSRFLIVRKVTINTRIGKELHNGTWDFVKGGVEDEDETVEASIRRELLEETGSIAYTLKKRFNEPISFAFPEKIQTKIGYHNQITTMFHFEYVGDGKDLEANDKEINQICFVHEQALLSLLEHEESREFVTRNRSQIISEK, from the coding sequence ATGAAAACTAGGATGGCTGTGGGGGCAATTGTTACGCACAAAAGTCGCTTTCTCATCGTTCGCAAAGTCACGATAAATACGAGAATCGGGAAAGAGCTTCACAATGGAACGTGGGATTTCGTTAAAGGTGGCGTTGAAGACGAAGATGAAACAGTCGAAGCTTCAATAAGAAGAGAGTTATTAGAAGAAACAGGATCCATCGCCTACACATTAAAGAAGCGATTTAATGAACCAATCTCATTTGCATTTCCAGAAAAAATTCAAACGAAAATCGGTTATCATAACCAAATAACGACAATGTTTCATTTCGAATATGTTGGCGACGGTAAGGACCTTGAAGCGAACGACAAAGAAATTAATCAAATTTGTTTTGTTCATGAACAAGCGTTATTAAGCCTTTTAGAACACGAGGAATCAAGAGAGTTTGTCACTAGAAACAGGAGTCAAATCATAAGCGAGAAATAA
- a CDS encoding M15 family metallopeptidase, whose amino-acid sequence MFIQKDVPLPTELHPTVSEAKDTLINRATDKGVEIVITAAHRTKEEQDALYEKGRSTKGQVVTNVAGGGSYHNYGLAIDFALKLDNGDVVWDMERDDNENGKSDWMEVVAIAKDLGFDWGGDWSSFKDYPHLQMDFGLTMRQLQNGQRPDESEYATN is encoded by the coding sequence ATGTTTATTCAAAAGGATGTTCCTTTGCCAACGGAGCTGCATCCAACGGTAAGTGAAGCAAAAGATACGTTGATCAATCGAGCTACCGATAAGGGAGTTGAGATTGTGATTACAGCTGCACACCGAACGAAAGAAGAACAGGATGCTCTTTATGAAAAAGGACGGTCAACTAAAGGACAAGTCGTTACAAATGTTGCCGGCGGCGGGTCTTATCACAATTATGGTCTAGCGATCGATTTTGCTTTGAAGTTAGATAATGGTGATGTTGTTTGGGATATGGAGCGAGACGATAACGAGAATGGAAAATCAGATTGGATGGAAGTAGTCGCTATTGCGAAAGATCTTGGTTTTGATTGGGGAGGAGACTGGAGTAGTTTTAAAGACTATCCTCACTTGCAAATGGATTTTGGTTTAACGATGCGCCAATTACAGAATGGTCAAAGACCTGATGAAAGTGAGTATGCGACAAACTAG
- a CDS encoding nucleotidyltransferase domain-containing protein, with amino-acid sequence MDSLQLIVSIAKNLVQTRSPECEAAFLAGSVVRGEATATSDLDIVVFDSSVTASYRESFFYEGWPVEWYVHNLESYYAFYESDCARAKPSLPKMVSEGVILNDKGEAKVLQDEASMILEKGPSPWGENEMTLKRYFLTDVLEDFIGATDRGEEMCCAATLAEQVHEFILRMNNQWIGSSKWIVRALRNYDQTLADRFVNVFDHYYQTREKESVIAFVDDALQPYGGRLFEGFSLGK; translated from the coding sequence ATGGACTCATTACAACTCATCGTTTCTATAGCTAAGAATCTAGTACAAACAAGATCCCCCGAATGTGAGGCTGCTTTTCTAGCTGGAAGCGTTGTTCGAGGGGAAGCGACAGCTACATCTGATCTTGATATAGTCGTTTTTGATTCGTCAGTAACTGCTTCCTATCGGGAGAGCTTTTTCTATGAGGGGTGGCCGGTGGAGTGGTATGTTCATAATTTAGAAAGCTATTATGCCTTTTATGAGAGTGACTGTGCCCGAGCAAAACCATCACTTCCGAAAATGGTGTCTGAAGGCGTGATTCTTAATGACAAGGGGGAGGCAAAAGTACTGCAGGATGAAGCGAGTATGATTCTGGAAAAGGGGCCATCCCCATGGGGAGAAAACGAGATGACGCTAAAACGCTATTTTCTTACAGATGTATTAGAAGATTTTATTGGCGCTACCGATCGAGGGGAAGAAATGTGCTGTGCGGCTACTCTTGCAGAGCAAGTTCATGAATTTATTCTTCGGATGAATAATCAGTGGATCGGCTCATCTAAATGGATTGTCCGTGCATTAAGAAACTATGATCAAACACTGGCGGATAGGTTTGTCAACGTGTTTGATCATTATTATCAAACACGTGAAAAGGAAAGCGTCATTGCGTTTGTTGATGACGCTTTACAACCATACGGAGGTCGCTTGTTTGAAGGATTTTCATTAGGGAAATAG
- a CDS encoding HAD family hydrolase, with product MVTKPKAIFLDMDGTILNHNNKVSGLTKQIIDELRDNGLYVFIATGRAADEISELVPDGFQVDGIISSNGMAGYVEGKAIFEHSLPLELVEKVIEKAREHKVYYELFPYGADRIALQQDRIFMEDEIKDPKPESVGLNEWLSRQEAIKEAIDWKSQIEGNKFSKFYFFARTKENINRWKDELEKIKQDIDFTTSISSAHNVEVMVASVNKATGIKEMLHYFDLSDVETLAIGDSNNDLPMFQFVDYAVAMKNASDQIKEIVDDETEFTCDDDGVYHYLKSIIVPSSIKST from the coding sequence ATGGTAACAAAGCCAAAGGCTATTTTTTTAGATATGGACGGTACGATCTTAAATCACAACAACAAGGTAAGTGGACTTACGAAACAAATTATTGATGAGTTACGAGATAATGGACTTTATGTTTTCATCGCGACAGGCAGAGCTGCAGATGAAATAAGCGAACTTGTACCTGATGGATTCCAGGTGGATGGGATTATCTCTTCAAATGGGATGGCGGGGTATGTTGAGGGCAAGGCCATATTTGAACATTCACTCCCTCTTGAATTAGTAGAAAAGGTTATCGAAAAAGCGAGAGAACATAAGGTTTATTATGAACTTTTCCCATATGGAGCGGACCGTATCGCTTTACAACAAGATCGTATATTTATGGAAGATGAAATCAAAGATCCAAAGCCAGAAAGTGTTGGGCTGAATGAATGGCTTTCACGTCAAGAAGCGATCAAAGAAGCTATCGACTGGAAAAGTCAGATCGAAGGAAATAAGTTTTCTAAATTCTATTTCTTCGCTAGAACGAAAGAGAATATCAATCGATGGAAAGATGAGTTAGAAAAAATAAAGCAAGACATCGATTTTACAACCTCAATCTCTTCTGCTCATAATGTTGAAGTAATGGTAGCAAGTGTGAACAAAGCCACTGGTATAAAGGAAATGTTACACTATTTTGATTTGTCGGATGTAGAAACGTTAGCGATTGGGGATAGTAACAACGATTTACCGATGTTCCAGTTTGTTGATTATGCAGTAGCAATGAAAAATGCATCGGACCAAATAAAAGAAATCGTCGACGATGAAACAGAATTTACATGTGATGATGATGGAGTCTATCATTATTTAAAGTCTATAATCGTTCCATCGTCAATAAAAAGCACATGA
- a CDS encoding MFS transporter — protein MYKRLWRNKNIRYYLLAGGVSQLGDVLSGMAFLFLAYDLTGSNLHTTGMAMAETLPYLLFGLMGGVMADWLPKKKLLVYLDLARIPFILSIVFLHYLDALTYAYLLIVSFLIQSIGCFFNPTHRSVLPSITTEEERTNANSLYDTLTRGVTVLSPFITLWLLNTFGAIHFFTLDAITYAVSAFFIFKIHLKDPKPVVNKTIKGVYRSILEFTSWAKAHSTVRQLFLFTFVTVFFNTWVWEVGLLLALSEMSEQSEELYSILQGVFGGVVIFTNIVLPYLIKRMTLRHYLIGALIWGTGITYYGLLYDIKHFFIGCAIVGIGLPIAGLARVYLLQTLVPEEKMGRAFSSNAVLLYFSNTISLGVYGFLVMFISIQHLMIGSGLLIVILCIGALLIKTVNPAKFCWRLPIHFLK, from the coding sequence ATGTACAAAAGATTATGGCGAAACAAAAATATACGGTATTACTTACTTGCTGGAGGAGTCTCTCAACTTGGCGATGTTCTTTCCGGAATGGCTTTTTTATTTTTAGCGTACGATTTAACTGGTTCCAATCTTCACACTACAGGAATGGCTATGGCTGAGACCTTACCATACCTTCTATTTGGATTAATGGGTGGCGTTATGGCTGATTGGTTACCTAAGAAAAAATTATTAGTTTATCTGGACCTAGCTCGGATCCCATTCATTCTTTCTATCGTATTTTTGCATTATTTGGATGCACTTACTTACGCATATCTATTAATCGTGAGCTTTCTGATCCAGAGTATAGGATGTTTCTTTAACCCGACCCATCGATCTGTACTACCTTCTATAACGACGGAAGAGGAACGAACGAATGCGAACAGTTTATATGATACATTAACTCGAGGAGTAACGGTCTTAAGTCCGTTTATCACTCTATGGTTGTTAAACACCTTTGGTGCTATACACTTTTTCACCTTAGACGCAATAACCTATGCCGTTAGCGCCTTTTTCATCTTTAAAATACACCTGAAGGACCCTAAACCAGTCGTTAATAAGACGATTAAAGGTGTCTATCGCTCAATTCTCGAGTTTACCTCCTGGGCGAAGGCGCACTCTACCGTCAGACAACTATTTCTTTTTACTTTTGTTACGGTTTTTTTCAACACCTGGGTGTGGGAAGTAGGACTTTTGCTTGCATTATCAGAAATGAGTGAACAAAGTGAAGAATTATATAGCATTTTACAAGGAGTATTTGGTGGCGTTGTTATTTTCACAAATATCGTTTTGCCATACTTGATTAAAAGAATGACTCTACGCCACTACTTAATTGGAGCGTTGATTTGGGGTACAGGAATTACATACTACGGACTCTTATATGATATTAAGCATTTCTTTATTGGTTGCGCTATCGTAGGTATAGGGCTACCTATTGCTGGACTAGCTCGCGTTTATCTTCTTCAGACACTTGTGCCAGAAGAGAAAATGGGGCGCGCCTTTAGTTCCAATGCTGTCTTATTATACTTTTCTAACACCATTTCCTTAGGAGTGTATGGATTCTTAGTCATGTTCATTTCAATTCAACACTTAATGATTGGTAGTGGGTTACTCATTGTCATTCTATGTATTGGAGCTTTACTTATTAAAACCGTGAATCCGGCGAAATTCTGTTGGCGTCTTCCGATACATTTTCTTAAATAA
- a CDS encoding AraC family transcriptional regulator, with translation MILDNENGLLLIRNDQLGERIWRSDECYKLIFSPFGRGSYQTNHGDISIDKGEFLIFNPYEDHKQLRATKEKFLVEIKPSLLQEAADRLGIRAASPEFTLLSYKHPQISQWMIFVRDFLSLNEGAGSVANQFFLDNSLTQLSIMMLQYGAGSHQIDFPSISSKAIINDVTNALKESYSEDWTLDEMAQVARLNKYQFAHLFKEELGLSPYSWLQLYRLLRSQYSLLHSNDPILSIALNQGFKSVSSYNQLFKKMYRKTPTEFRRIHGFNK, from the coding sequence ATGATACTAGATAACGAGAACGGGCTATTACTTATCCGTAATGACCAATTAGGTGAGCGGATTTGGAGAAGTGATGAATGTTATAAATTAATCTTTTCTCCATTCGGGAGAGGATCTTATCAAACAAATCATGGGGACATCTCCATTGATAAAGGAGAATTTCTAATATTTAACCCATATGAAGATCATAAACAACTTAGGGCTACAAAAGAGAAATTTCTTGTGGAGATAAAGCCATCTTTGCTACAAGAGGCAGCTGATCGATTGGGTATTAGAGCAGCATCCCCAGAATTTACTTTGCTTTCTTATAAACATCCTCAAATAAGCCAATGGATGATTTTTGTTAGAGATTTCTTATCGCTAAATGAAGGAGCTGGATCAGTTGCGAATCAGTTTTTTCTAGATAACAGCTTGACCCAACTTTCCATTATGATGCTTCAATATGGTGCAGGGTCTCATCAAATTGACTTTCCAAGTATCAGTAGTAAAGCGATAATTAATGATGTTACAAATGCCCTTAAAGAAAGCTATAGCGAGGACTGGACACTGGACGAGATGGCTCAGGTTGCAAGGTTAAATAAATATCAATTTGCTCACCTTTTTAAAGAGGAGCTAGGTCTGTCTCCTTATTCTTGGTTGCAACTTTATCGTCTATTACGAAGTCAATACTCCTTATTACATTCCAATGATCCAATTCTTTCGATCGCTCTTAATCAAGGGTTTAAAAGTGTCTCTTCCTATAACCAGTTATTTAAGAAAATGTATCGGAAGACGCCAACAGAATTTCGCCGGATTCACGGTTTTAATAAGTAA